One region of Candidatus Acidiferrales bacterium genomic DNA includes:
- a CDS encoding NAD(P)/FAD-dependent oxidoreductase → MMTARAPKDSQKNHRENISADPDVAVVGGSAAGFFTAFLLAREGVSVRVFEQNETLDPEARTLIVTSRMKDLLQEAGSASIVNEIRKFELFTDGRAATIHLDAPDLIIERAKLIRSLAEWAERAGAKIHFARKFRGLTPDANGITLEMQQPGEETTENLSARVVVGGDGAASRVAQSAGWPRLETVPLVQAIVPLPKDMTPDTVRVWFVPDDTPYFYWLIPESAERGALGLIGEVGSEARRHLEAFLLKRKLDAVSFQGARIPVYRNWVPMRKNLGGGSVFLVGDAAAQVKVSTVGGIVTGLRGAAGAAEAILGGGSSAELRQLRRELDLHLLIRRAMHRFTQDDYSRLVDSLNAPAKRSLSRYSRDEALKVLWRVCISQPRLILMGLRGLLTSGRFANRADF, encoded by the coding sequence ATGATGACTGCACGAGCGCCCAAAGACTCGCAGAAGAATCACCGCGAAAATATTTCCGCAGATCCCGATGTCGCTGTCGTCGGCGGGTCGGCGGCGGGATTTTTCACGGCATTTTTGCTGGCGCGTGAAGGCGTGTCCGTGCGCGTGTTCGAGCAAAACGAGACGCTCGACCCCGAAGCGCGCACGCTGATCGTCACCAGTCGCATGAAGGATCTGCTGCAAGAGGCGGGATCGGCCAGCATCGTCAACGAGATTCGCAAATTCGAGCTTTTCACCGACGGCCGCGCGGCGACGATCCATCTGGATGCGCCTGATCTGATTATCGAGCGCGCAAAATTGATTCGTTCGCTTGCCGAATGGGCGGAACGCGCGGGCGCGAAGATCCATTTCGCGCGAAAATTTCGCGGCCTTACGCCGGATGCAAATGGCATCACGCTTGAGATGCAGCAGCCAGGAGAAGAAACCACGGAGAACCTTTCGGCGCGTGTCGTCGTCGGCGGAGATGGAGCGGCGAGCCGCGTGGCGCAGTCCGCGGGCTGGCCGAGACTGGAGACGGTTCCGCTGGTTCAGGCGATTGTGCCTTTGCCGAAAGATATGACGCCGGACACTGTGCGCGTCTGGTTCGTCCCCGACGATACGCCCTATTTTTACTGGTTGATACCGGAATCTGCCGAGCGCGGCGCGCTCGGATTGATCGGCGAGGTTGGCTCCGAAGCACGCAGGCATCTTGAGGCGTTTCTGCTGAAGCGAAAACTCGATGCCGTCAGTTTTCAAGGCGCACGAATCCCGGTCTACCGCAACTGGGTGCCCATGCGAAAAAACCTGGGCGGCGGAAGCGTTTTTCTTGTCGGAGATGCGGCGGCACAGGTGAAAGTAAGTACGGTGGGGGGAATTGTCACGGGGCTGCGCGGAGCGGCAGGCGCCGCGGAAGCCATCCTGGGCGGCGGTTCGAGCGCGGAGCTCCGGCAATTGCGCCGCGAACTTGATCTGCATCTCCTGATTCGGCGTGCGATGCATCGCTTTACGCAGGATGACTACAGCCGTCTGGTCGATTCGCTGAATGCGCCGGCCAAACGTTCGCTCAGCCGCTATTCGCGCGACGAAGCGCTCAAGGTCCTCTGGCGCGTTTGCATCAGCCAGCCTCGGTTGATTCTCATGGGTCTTCGCGGCCTGCTGACGAGCGGGCGATTTGCGAATCGCGCGGACTTTTAG
- a CDS encoding MraY family glycosyltransferase, whose translation MIWHIWFAFAIALFGSLILTMPVRAFALRVGMVDKPDTRKIHIKPVPLLGSAAIYAGFLLAVVGTMQNNWHGEILAILAGATLLAGTGILDDSGKLHHQIKLFVSMPLAGCILLATGIHAQIFSIFIPGLVGRLLDMALTLFWVVGITAAFSILDHMDGLCAGIAAIAATFFMIAAWINGQILVCTLAAATLGAALGFLRWNFAPAKIFMGDGGAMMLGFLTAALGLKVRPAGEHFPTQWLLPVLILGVPIFDTTLITISRLRRGLLPFTSPGKDHTAHRISNLGFGHKRAVLVMYALAGIFGVLAFLISYFPPVVAYGLCVAVILLGGIAIAALERSPYERQERPGGLPVAL comes from the coding sequence ATGATTTGGCACATTTGGTTCGCTTTTGCGATTGCGCTCTTCGGCTCGTTGATCCTCACGATGCCGGTGCGAGCTTTTGCCCTGCGCGTGGGCATGGTCGACAAGCCGGATACTCGGAAAATCCATATCAAGCCCGTGCCCCTGCTGGGGAGCGCCGCTATCTACGCCGGATTTCTGCTTGCCGTCGTTGGCACCATGCAAAACAACTGGCATGGAGAAATTCTTGCCATCCTCGCCGGCGCAACTCTCCTGGCCGGGACGGGCATTCTTGACGATTCGGGCAAGCTGCATCATCAAATCAAGCTTTTCGTCAGCATGCCGCTGGCCGGATGCATTCTGCTTGCCACGGGAATTCACGCTCAGATTTTTTCTATATTCATCCCCGGTTTAGTAGGACGCCTGCTGGATATGGCGCTCACGTTATTTTGGGTCGTGGGAATCACCGCGGCGTTCAGCATTCTTGATCACATGGACGGCCTGTGTGCCGGGATTGCCGCGATTGCGGCGACGTTCTTCATGATTGCGGCGTGGATCAACGGGCAAATCCTCGTGTGCACGCTCGCGGCGGCGACCCTCGGCGCTGCGCTGGGCTTTTTGCGCTGGAATTTTGCCCCGGCAAAAATTTTTATGGGCGATGGCGGCGCGATGATGCTGGGATTCCTCACCGCTGCGCTCGGCTTGAAGGTGCGGCCCGCCGGTGAGCATTTCCCCACTCAATGGCTCCTGCCGGTCTTGATCCTCGGCGTACCCATCTTTGATACGACGCTGATCACCATCTCGCGCTTGCGTCGCGGCCTATTGCCATTCACTTCGCCCGGCAAAGATCATACGGCGCACCGAATTTCCAACCTCGGATTCGGCCACAAGCGCGCTGTGCTTGTGATGTATGCGCTGGCCGGAATCTTCGGCGTTTTGGCGTTTCTGATCTCATATTTCCCTCCGGTTGTTGCTTATGGACTATGCGTGGCGGTCATCCTGCTTGGCGGGATTGCCATAGCTGCGCTCGAGCGCTCTCCCTACGAACGACAGGAAAGGCCTGGGGGCCTGCCCGTTGCTCTCTAG
- a CDS encoding glycosyltransferase family 4 protein has translation MHILLLNEYFPPDTSATAKMAATVVEALSAHHEVTVLAGRPSYDPTEYYPYALLRRDAIGKNVVVERVGSSAFPRQSMRRRVANYLSYVLLAFPRALAIKADLVLAMTDPPFAGIVGAAIARLKDIPFVYNIRDLYPDMAVGGEIVRRRTWVGMWERMHRWALRSAEHVIVLGDDMRDRIVAKGVDPQRVVVVRDGTSTSFVPAQPDDPAIREIRGSAEFVVLHAGNLGFYGAWNTLIEAARMLPRNGIRLVFVGDGANRARLEESSRSCEIVKFLPFRPVTEIPCVMAAGDVHVVTIRRGLDGVVVPSKLYSILAAGRPVLVVAPEETDAARIVRTSGCGVVADPDDPAQVVAAIHSLKSDPQRLADMGRRARVAAEKYARENELEKFTGVVEEAIHAEVRGAMSLSE, from the coding sequence GTGCACATATTATTGCTGAACGAATATTTTCCGCCTGACACTTCGGCGACAGCCAAAATGGCCGCCACTGTCGTCGAGGCATTGTCCGCGCACCACGAGGTGACCGTCCTCGCTGGCCGGCCGTCCTATGATCCAACGGAATACTACCCGTATGCGCTCCTGAGGCGCGACGCAATTGGCAAGAATGTCGTCGTCGAGCGGGTGGGCTCGTCGGCCTTTCCGCGTCAGAGCATGCGGCGGCGCGTGGCCAATTATCTCTCTTACGTTTTGCTGGCTTTTCCGCGCGCGCTGGCCATCAAGGCGGATTTGGTTTTGGCAATGACCGACCCGCCGTTTGCCGGGATTGTCGGCGCGGCAATCGCCCGGCTGAAGGACATTCCCTTTGTCTACAACATCCGCGACCTCTATCCGGATATGGCAGTCGGCGGCGAGATCGTTCGCCGGCGAACGTGGGTCGGCATGTGGGAACGCATGCATCGTTGGGCCCTGCGCTCGGCAGAGCACGTCATTGTGCTCGGGGACGACATGCGCGACCGTATCGTGGCGAAGGGTGTCGACCCGCAGCGCGTTGTTGTTGTTCGCGATGGCACTTCGACTTCCTTTGTGCCCGCGCAGCCGGACGACCCAGCCATCCGTGAGATACGTGGCTCGGCTGAGTTTGTGGTGCTGCACGCAGGAAATTTGGGCTTCTACGGCGCGTGGAACACGCTGATCGAAGCTGCGCGCATGCTGCCGCGAAATGGCATCCGCCTGGTTTTCGTCGGCGATGGAGCGAATCGCGCGCGCCTGGAAGAATCCAGTCGTTCATGCGAGATCGTCAAATTCCTGCCATTCCGGCCGGTGACGGAAATCCCTTGCGTCATGGCCGCGGGCGACGTCCATGTCGTCACGATTCGGCGCGGACTGGACGGCGTTGTGGTTCCCAGCAAACTCTATTCGATTCTAGCGGCAGGCCGGCCTGTTTTGGTCGTCGCTCCGGAGGAAACGGATGCGGCGCGCATCGTACGCACCTCCGGTTGCGGCGTTGTGGCCGATCCCGACGATCCCGCACAGGTGGTTGCCGCGATTCATTCCTTGAAAAGCGATCCGCAGCGGCTGGCGGATATGGGTCGGCGAGCGCGCGTGGCAGCGGAGAAGTATGCGCGAGAAAACGAACTGGAAAAATTCACCGGCGTCGTAGAAGAAGCAATTCACGCAGAGGTGCGTGGTGCGATGAGTCTTTCGGAATAA
- a CDS encoding carbamoyltransferase: MIILGINAYHANASAAIVVDGQLIAAVEEERLNRVKYAAGLPVKAIQYCLDAAGAKFFDVDHIAIPRNPWARMGTKLRFAMRMPQFALERAKVFRRFHGIKDELAAAFEIDPQTIRAQFHRIEHHQAHLASTFFVSPFDHAAVLSADGLGDFASTMWGVGEGSQIRIAGSIAFPHSLGMFYTAMTQYLGFLKFGDEYKVMGLAAYGAPAYLDELRQIVHTEEPIGFRLNLRYFTHHKSGPEMTWKKADETPVIGRLFSPLLEERLGLARRPEQPLEQHHKDFAASMQTHLEDVLLANLNALHKQTKTKALCLAGGVAFNCVANGKILERTPFEQIYVQPAAGDGGLSIGAAFAVNCQILGKPRGFAMEHAFWGPGFETEQIRRAVCNWHSGSGDTEISELDEESLVQATAHHIAQGKVVGWFQGRAEWGPRALGNRSILADPRRAQMKETLNRRIKHREAFRPFAPSILEESTGEYFERTHPSPFMTFAYPVRQTKRAVIPAPTHVDGTARLQTVSRNAHPLYWRLIRTFGNITGVPVLLNTSFNDNEPIVCQPSEALACFERTRMDVLVLGNLLLEKKPLENSSDETPAAVLNNRS; encoded by the coding sequence ATGATCATTCTCGGAATCAACGCGTACCACGCCAACGCGTCAGCGGCCATCGTCGTGGATGGCCAGTTGATTGCCGCGGTGGAAGAAGAACGGCTGAATCGCGTGAAGTACGCCGCCGGGCTGCCGGTCAAGGCCATTCAATATTGCCTTGACGCTGCCGGCGCGAAATTTTTCGACGTCGATCACATCGCCATCCCCCGCAATCCCTGGGCGCGCATGGGGACAAAGCTGCGCTTCGCCATGCGCATGCCGCAATTTGCGCTCGAACGCGCGAAAGTGTTCCGGCGCTTCCACGGAATCAAGGACGAACTTGCCGCCGCGTTTGAAATCGATCCGCAGACCATTCGCGCGCAATTCCATCGCATCGAGCATCACCAAGCGCATCTCGCCAGCACATTTTTCGTCTCGCCGTTTGACCACGCCGCCGTGCTTTCCGCCGACGGTCTGGGCGATTTCGCCAGCACGATGTGGGGCGTCGGTGAAGGGTCGCAAATTCGCATTGCTGGCTCCATTGCGTTTCCGCATTCGCTGGGCATGTTTTATACGGCGATGACGCAGTACCTGGGATTTTTGAAATTCGGCGACGAGTACAAAGTGATGGGCCTCGCCGCGTACGGCGCGCCGGCGTATCTCGATGAACTCCGGCAGATCGTTCATACGGAAGAACCGATCGGTTTCCGCCTCAACCTCCGTTATTTCACGCATCACAAATCCGGCCCGGAAATGACCTGGAAGAAAGCAGACGAGACGCCGGTCATCGGAAGGCTTTTCTCGCCGTTGCTTGAGGAACGTCTCGGTCTCGCGAGGAGGCCGGAGCAGCCGCTCGAACAACACCATAAGGATTTCGCGGCCAGCATGCAAACGCACCTCGAAGACGTTCTGCTGGCGAACCTCAACGCGCTGCACAAGCAAACCAAGACCAAAGCGCTTTGCCTTGCGGGCGGAGTCGCATTCAATTGCGTCGCCAACGGGAAAATTCTGGAACGGACGCCCTTTGAGCAGATTTACGTGCAGCCGGCCGCGGGCGATGGCGGGCTTTCCATAGGCGCGGCCTTTGCGGTGAATTGTCAGATTCTCGGAAAGCCGCGCGGCTTCGCGATGGAACATGCATTTTGGGGTCCAGGATTTGAGACAGAGCAAATCCGGCGGGCCGTTTGCAACTGGCATTCGGGTTCCGGGGACACGGAAATCAGCGAACTCGATGAAGAATCATTGGTGCAAGCGACGGCGCATCACATTGCACAGGGGAAAGTGGTCGGGTGGTTTCAGGGCCGTGCAGAGTGGGGCCCGCGCGCGCTGGGCAATCGCAGCATTCTGGCCGATCCGCGCCGCGCGCAGATGAAAGAGACTCTGAATCGCCGGATCAAGCACCGCGAAGCTTTCCGGCCATTTGCGCCTTCGATCCTCGAGGAATCCACGGGCGAATATTTCGAGCGCACGCATCCTTCGCCGTTCATGACCTTCGCATATCCGGTGCGGCAGACCAAACGCGCAGTGATCCCTGCGCCGACACACGTGGACGGGACGGCGCGATTGCAAACTGTGAGCCGGAATGCGCATCCCTTGTACTGGCGTCTGATCCGGACATTTGGTAACATTACAGGGGTCCCAGTCCTGCTAAATACATCTTTCAACGATAACGAACCGATTGTTTGCCAGCCCTCAGAAGCCCTAGCCTGTTTTGAACGCACAAGAATGGATGTATTGGTGTTGGGAAATCTCTTGCTCGAGAAGAAACCGCTCGAAAATTCGAGCGACGAAACGCCCGCAGCTGTGTTGAATAATAGGTCGTGA
- the asnB gene encoding asparagine synthase (glutamine-hydrolyzing), giving the protein MCGICGIIGSDNQKNSAPRLQRMMDAMTHRGPDGEGVFVAPRAAIGMRRLSIIDLPGGNQPIWNEAETLAVVFNGEIYNYRDLRASLESKGHIFRTQSDTEVIIHAYETWGEDCVRELRGMFAFAILEMLDGKAGRPRRIFLARDRLGIKPLYYASAGGNFYFASEVRALLAGDCVPRQLSPAAVSSYLLFGSIGEPMTLLEGVDSLPPGYRGYVSCDSPANSFRPNCYWSLADIPQESKERAHAESPAACVRTCFEDAVRRHLIADVPVGVFLSSGMDSTAIAAVASRQHPGIKTFTVVFPEQDFNEGQIARHSAEQLGTEHAEFILSGEEMKSRLDEAVMAFDQPSADGVNTFFVSWAARQAGLKVALSGLGSDELFGGYSTFRSTAQIARLIASSRWIPAAIRRGGAAPLNAWAARSRRPDVIRKMTAAFTSPQGFPHPYFFTRTLFSSDALAELLPKNDDGADAAPWMDWLSNAAREAGKLDAFNAVSWLETRSYLVNMLLRDTDTMSMRHSLEVRVPFLDTRLVELVLALPGATKQMKGMRKVLLAEALGDLLPREIIEQPKKTFTLPWEGWLRGELRQRVATGLSDCDAKLAAVVNAAAVRNVWQDFLAGRTSWSRPWSLFVLNEWVRRNLSADGGPSARRETKSATAVF; this is encoded by the coding sequence ATGTGCGGAATCTGCGGGATCATCGGCTCGGACAACCAAAAAAACTCAGCGCCGCGGCTTCAGCGCATGATGGACGCGATGACGCATCGCGGGCCGGATGGCGAAGGGGTATTTGTTGCTCCGCGCGCGGCCATCGGCATGCGGCGCCTCAGTATTATCGATCTTCCCGGCGGCAATCAGCCGATCTGGAATGAGGCAGAAACGCTCGCTGTCGTTTTCAATGGCGAGATATACAACTATCGCGACTTGCGCGCGTCGCTCGAATCCAAGGGACACATTTTCCGGACGCAATCCGACACGGAAGTCATCATCCACGCTTATGAAACCTGGGGAGAGGACTGCGTGCGCGAACTGCGCGGGATGTTTGCGTTCGCAATTCTTGAAATGCTGGACGGAAAGGCGGGACGGCCGAGGCGCATTTTCCTCGCGCGCGATCGCCTGGGCATTAAGCCCCTCTATTACGCGAGTGCCGGCGGCAATTTCTATTTTGCTTCTGAAGTTCGCGCGCTGCTTGCGGGCGATTGCGTTCCACGGCAATTGTCGCCCGCCGCAGTTTCGAGCTATCTGCTTTTCGGATCTATCGGCGAGCCGATGACGTTGCTCGAAGGCGTCGACTCGCTGCCGCCGGGCTACCGAGGCTACGTCTCCTGCGATTCGCCGGCGAATTCTTTCCGGCCAAATTGTTATTGGAGCCTCGCGGATATTCCGCAGGAATCGAAAGAGAGAGCGCATGCTGAATCGCCAGCCGCATGCGTAAGGACCTGTTTCGAAGATGCTGTTCGCCGCCATCTGATTGCCGATGTTCCTGTGGGCGTTTTCTTGAGCAGCGGCATGGATTCGACGGCGATCGCCGCAGTTGCGAGCCGACAGCATCCGGGCATCAAGACGTTCACTGTCGTTTTTCCTGAGCAGGATTTCAACGAAGGTCAGATCGCGCGGCACTCGGCAGAACAACTGGGAACGGAGCACGCGGAGTTCATCTTGAGCGGCGAGGAAATGAAGTCACGGCTCGACGAAGCAGTGATGGCCTTCGACCAGCCGAGCGCCGACGGTGTGAATACGTTCTTTGTTTCCTGGGCTGCGCGCCAAGCCGGATTGAAAGTCGCGCTTTCGGGCCTTGGCAGCGATGAACTTTTCGGCGGGTATTCGACATTTCGTTCGACGGCACAGATTGCGCGACTGATCGCGTCTTCGCGGTGGATTCCGGCTGCCATTCGGCGCGGCGGAGCTGCTCCGCTGAACGCATGGGCCGCACGGAGCCGCCGTCCGGACGTGATCCGCAAGATGACGGCGGCATTCACGAGTCCGCAGGGATTCCCGCATCCGTATTTTTTCACGCGAACTCTTTTTTCGTCAGACGCTCTCGCGGAGCTCCTGCCGAAAAACGACGATGGCGCGGACGCAGCACCCTGGATGGATTGGCTATCGAATGCGGCGCGAGAAGCGGGGAAACTGGACGCATTCAACGCCGTTTCCTGGCTGGAAACTCGCTCGTATCTTGTCAACATGCTTCTGCGCGATACCGATACCATGAGCATGCGCCATTCGCTGGAAGTTCGCGTGCCATTTCTGGATACGCGGCTCGTCGAGCTCGTGCTTGCGCTTCCGGGCGCCACGAAACAAATGAAGGGAATGCGCAAGGTGCTGCTCGCGGAAGCGCTGGGTGATTTGCTTCCTCGTGAAATCATCGAGCAGCCGAAGAAGACATTTACTTTGCCATGGGAAGGATGGCTGCGAGGCGAATTGCGGCAGCGTGTCGCGACAGGACTTTCGGATTGCGATGCGAAACTCGCGGCGGTCGTAAATGCTGCCGCCGTCAGAAATGTCTGGCAGGATTTTTTGGCTGGCAGGACAAGCTGGTCACGGCCATGGAGCTTGTTCGTGCTGAATGAATGGGTGCGCAGGAACTTGAGCGCTGATGGCGGTCCGAGTGCGCGACGAGAAACCAAATCGGCAACTGCGGTATTCTAA
- a CDS encoding glycosyltransferase, with translation MSGHNVGVKSERLPSEGTTEFPGTPMPSGSTSKHMRILKIVQSYYPFQEKGGPVVKVRAIALGLAARGHSVTVLTADHGFQPSMVPNLHAEEGRWGWQMQEGGVDAIFLRTFGHYRAETFNPGLMRCAAQLIPNFDCVHIYGLYDFLGPAVAYECRGHRVPYLVEPMGMFRPIVRNLLLKKIYHAVFGRRLLQGAYRMIATAEQEKRELVAGGIDSARVVVRRNGIDVPERLPERGGFRRKWKIEPQTQIVLFLGRIVAKKSPDLLLDAFARMLREAPDAKNSVLVFAGPTEEASYITNLRSRAAALGISESVLFTGPIYDEAKWAAYRDADVFALPSQNENFGNSAAEAMACGTPVIVSNQCGIAPLIEGKTGLVVPHDTRAVADALKALLQDNRLAQEFRDACPSAIRGLSWDEPLTQMEELYREAASQSKPA, from the coding sequence ATGAGCGGACATAACGTCGGCGTAAAATCGGAAAGACTGCCCTCGGAGGGAACCACTGAATTTCCGGGTACTCCCATGCCGTCCGGCTCAACCTCAAAGCACATGCGCATTTTGAAAATCGTGCAGTCCTATTATCCCTTTCAGGAGAAGGGCGGGCCTGTTGTCAAAGTCCGCGCGATTGCGCTTGGGCTGGCGGCGCGCGGACATTCTGTTACGGTGCTGACAGCGGATCACGGCTTTCAACCTTCGATGGTTCCCAATTTGCATGCCGAGGAAGGCCGCTGGGGTTGGCAGATGCAGGAAGGCGGCGTGGATGCGATCTTTCTTCGCACGTTCGGGCATTATCGTGCCGAAACTTTTAATCCGGGCCTTATGAGATGCGCAGCGCAACTGATCCCGAATTTCGATTGTGTCCATATCTACGGCCTTTACGATTTCCTGGGTCCGGCGGTCGCGTATGAATGCCGGGGGCATCGCGTTCCATATCTCGTCGAACCGATGGGCATGTTCCGGCCGATTGTTCGCAACCTGCTGCTGAAAAAAATTTACCATGCGGTCTTTGGAAGGCGGCTTCTGCAGGGCGCATACCGTATGATCGCGACAGCGGAGCAGGAAAAGCGGGAACTCGTCGCGGGGGGAATCGATTCGGCGCGCGTCGTCGTGCGGAGAAACGGAATCGATGTTCCCGAGCGACTGCCCGAACGTGGGGGCTTTCGCCGGAAATGGAAAATCGAGCCGCAGACGCAGATTGTCCTGTTTCTTGGCCGTATCGTTGCGAAGAAGAGTCCCGATCTATTGCTCGACGCATTTGCGCGCATGCTCCGCGAAGCGCCGGACGCGAAGAATTCAGTTCTGGTCTTCGCCGGGCCGACGGAAGAAGCCAGCTACATTACAAATTTGCGATCACGCGCGGCAGCGCTGGGCATCTCCGAGAGCGTTTTATTCACTGGGCCAATCTATGATGAAGCGAAATGGGCCGCGTATCGCGATGCGGATGTATTCGCCCTGCCATCGCAAAACGAGAACTTCGGAAACTCCGCGGCCGAAGCCATGGCCTGCGGCACGCCAGTAATTGTCAGTAACCAATGTGGGATTGCGCCGCTGATCGAAGGGAAAACTGGACTGGTTGTTCCGCACGACACGCGCGCGGTTGCGGACGCGCTAAAAGCGCTGCTTCAGGACAATCGCCTTGCTCAAGAATTCCGCGACGCTTGCCCCAGCGCGATTCGCGGTCTTTCCTGGGACGAACCGCTAACACAAATGGAGGAGCTTTATCGCGAAGCGGCATCGCAGTCCAAGCCAGCTTGA
- a CDS encoding glycosyltransferase family 4 protein, with product MFPAFLSVGGIETAGRQTAAAFATIADSQGWHYEFFSLNDSKGEHETGTGEQRFRFRGFDRQKLRFVLAALRAARACPKIIFAAHPNLAPMAATMRFFARHARVIVGTHGIEVWTPLPHICRVSLRRADIIVAPSSDTARRLSAAQKIVETKIRRVPWPLDQEMAELARSPAGLVLPQEFPSGRVVLSVGRWAANERYKGADLLIQVFGELSKEFPGVHLVLVGQGDDLARLWNLAQESTAAHKIRFLTNLSRRELAACYVHAEIFALPSMGEGFGLVFLEAMAFEKPLIGTPFGGIPDIIDDGETGILADPRNPASVSGALRTLLSNNDLRQKLGRRAGEIVRSRYGFNQFRREWEKLLGVDERT from the coding sequence ATGTTTCCCGCGTTCCTTTCGGTTGGCGGAATTGAGACGGCCGGGCGGCAAACGGCCGCAGCATTCGCTACGATCGCCGATTCGCAAGGGTGGCACTACGAGTTTTTCAGCCTCAACGACAGCAAGGGCGAACACGAAACCGGTACGGGCGAACAGCGATTCCGCTTTCGCGGGTTCGATCGTCAGAAATTGCGGTTTGTCCTCGCCGCATTGCGCGCCGCGCGCGCATGTCCAAAAATTATCTTTGCGGCGCACCCCAATCTCGCTCCTATGGCCGCCACGATGCGGTTTTTCGCGCGCCACGCGCGAGTGATCGTCGGGACGCATGGGATCGAAGTGTGGACGCCCCTTCCGCACATTTGCCGCGTGTCGTTGCGGCGCGCGGATATCATTGTAGCTCCGAGCAGCGATACAGCAAGGAGGTTGAGCGCGGCGCAAAAAATTGTGGAAACAAAAATCAGACGCGTGCCGTGGCCCTTGGATCAGGAAATGGCCGAATTGGCGCGCTCGCCAGCGGGACTCGTGCTTCCGCAAGAATTTCCCAGCGGAAGAGTCGTCCTTTCCGTTGGCCGCTGGGCTGCGAACGAGCGCTACAAGGGCGCGGACCTTCTTATCCAGGTATTCGGAGAACTATCGAAGGAATTCCCGGGTGTACATCTGGTGCTCGTTGGACAAGGAGATGATCTCGCGCGATTGTGGAACCTCGCGCAGGAGTCCACTGCGGCACATAAGATTCGCTTCCTGACAAATCTTTCGCGAAGGGAACTCGCCGCTTGCTACGTGCACGCCGAAATATTTGCCTTGCCAAGCATGGGTGAAGGGTTTGGGCTGGTTTTTCTAGAAGCCATGGCGTTCGAGAAGCCACTCATCGGTACTCCTTTCGGCGGCATTCCGGATATCATCGACGACGGGGAGACGGGCATCCTGGCAGATCCAAGGAATCCGGCGTCGGTGAGCGGCGCCCTGCGCACGCTTCTTTCAAATAACGACTTGAGACAGAAATTGGGAAGACGCGCGGGAGAAATCGTCCGCAGCCGTTATGGCTTCAATCAATTTCGGCGCGAATGGGAAAAACTATTAGGCGTGGATGAGCGGACATAA
- a CDS encoding glycosyltransferase family 4 protein, whose translation MKQKYRLAVISPFLDKRHGTERSVVEWLNGIPEHFEVHVYSQGVEDLDLSRIQWHRIPKLPGPHLLGYVWWFAANHLWRAWDRAVRGLRYDLTYSPGVNCLNADVISVHIMFAELLRKNTASMRLRDHPLSDWPRLLHRKIYYHLIAKLERHLYRKPDVALLVIAQRISDGLQEFYGRADPSPVVYFGLDHGVFNPVRRLELRTAAREELHVKANEFALLLIGNDWLNKGLSTLLDAMDRLKELPLHLLVVGTDDRTPYIKAIQEKSLMKRVDLGPPRKDVEFYYAAADVYTGPSKEDALPLPPAEAMACGLPVIVTAKCGVSEIITNGQDGLIMQDAVNAEDLAAKIRSLYEDTSLRQGLGEKAAETARRFTWERSAREFDEVLCEVLRKKLTSGGVQRAGA comes from the coding sequence ATGAAGCAAAAATATCGTTTGGCCGTGATTTCTCCCTTTCTGGACAAACGCCACGGCACAGAACGATCAGTCGTCGAATGGCTGAACGGAATTCCGGAGCATTTTGAAGTGCATGTTTACAGTCAGGGTGTGGAAGACCTGGACTTGTCTCGAATCCAATGGCATCGCATACCGAAACTTCCTGGCCCTCATCTGCTAGGTTACGTATGGTGGTTTGCAGCCAATCACCTTTGGCGTGCCTGGGATCGCGCAGTTCGGGGATTGCGATACGACCTGACCTACAGCCCGGGTGTCAACTGCCTGAACGCGGATGTCATATCCGTTCACATCATGTTTGCCGAACTGCTGCGCAAGAACACCGCGTCCATGCGCCTTCGTGATCACCCGCTGTCCGATTGGCCGCGACTCCTCCACCGGAAGATTTATTACCATCTCATCGCAAAACTTGAGCGCCATTTATATCGGAAACCGGATGTCGCGCTGCTTGTCATCGCGCAAAGGATTTCCGATGGGCTGCAGGAATTCTACGGGCGCGCGGATCCGTCTCCGGTTGTGTATTTTGGATTAGATCACGGCGTTTTCAATCCCGTGCGACGCCTCGAATTGCGCACGGCAGCACGTGAGGAATTGCATGTAAAGGCGAACGAATTCGCGCTCCTGCTGATCGGCAACGACTGGTTGAATAAAGGACTGTCAACTTTGCTCGACGCGATGGACCGGCTCAAAGAATTGCCGCTGCACTTGCTGGTTGTGGGAACAGATGACCGCACACCGTATATCAAAGCCATTCAGGAAAAATCGCTCATGAAACGAGTCGATTTGGGGCCGCCCAGGAAAGATGTGGAATTCTATTACGCGGCAGCGGATGTTTACACGGGGCCCTCGAAGGAGGACGCGTTGCCTTTGCCCCCCGCGGAAGCCATGGCGTGCGGATTGCCCGTGATTGTTACAGCGAAATGCGGCGTTTCGGAAATCATCACGAACGGGCAAGATGGATTGATTATGCAAGATGCCGTGAATGCAGAGGATTTGGCAGCGAAAATTCGCTCGCTCTACGAGGACACGAGCTTGCGCCAGGGGCTTGGCGAAAAAGCAGCGGAGACTGCGCGGCGATTCACGTGGGAACGCAGCGCGCGAGAGTTTGACGAGGTCCTTTGCGAGGTCTTGCGGAAGAAGTTGACTTCAGGTGGTGTGCAGCGTGCGGGTGCCTGA